The genomic interval AGGCTTGCGCATGCACAAACTCTTTTGGGCGTTCGACCTCCTCCACCATCGCTGCCGTGATCAGCGTCCGGGCTTGAAGATCCTGTTTCGCCACCACCACTTTGACCTTCTCGCCGTGGTCCATGCTTTTCTTTAAATTATTGAGATAAGTATAGACAAATACTGCTGTCAGCAGGCCGAAAATCACGGCCGCCGTAATGACTGTTCTGAGTTTCATCCTCGTACCCCCCGCTTTCCCCGCGCTAGTGAACCAGCTTTACCCCGTACAGCCCGAACTCGCTCCCGCCGGGATCAATCGCCCCGCTGGCGATCGTCCGCACAAAACGGCCGACCACATGGTTATCATTGCCAGATCCAGGGGCCTCTTCAACATAAAACGCGGCAAAGCCAACAACCCGCACCTTTTTAACCTGTCTGCCAGACCAATCATATGGCTCCACCACCGGCACCATCAGCACCCGCGGGCAGTCGCGCTGAAAGCTGGCAAAGGTGCACGCCGGGCTATGGTGGCAACTTTCAAGCCGGTAACCGATCCCGTCACCTGTCGGCCCCGACATGTTGCCGGTCTCGGTATCCACGACATCGCCCACCCGCAGCACCCCTGAGAAACCGTCCTTGAGGTTCTCCCGGTACCGGCAGGCCCCTTTGCCGCCCAACGACAGGGCGCCATACCAGCCCGAGCGGTGGGTCGGGTCGCCACTACCCTCACCACCTGGCGCGTCTTTCAGGTAGTACCGCTCTCCATAGACAAACTCCTGCCGTCCAATACTCAAGGGAGCCGCTCCGCTTATACTCGAAATCGGGCCCACCCGGGCAGTGGCGCTGGCCCTGACTTCCCCCGTTTGGTGTCCCAGCACCCGGGCAAAAAACAGGTTCACGGTTCGCCGCCCCGTAACCGTAATCTCCCGCGCATCATCGCTGACAGTGACCGTGATTTCACCCGCGTCAGCTCCGTTTTGCGCAGCATACTCGCTGGCCGTGCTTTCCGCTGTTTCCCGATCAATGAGCAGGTTCTGCCCACCCGCTAAAGCCGCCGCGTCCACCGAGTTGGCCAGCTCTGTTTTTGCCAGGTAAAGGAGACCGGCATCGGTGACCAGGGCCGTAAACCCCAGCAGACTGACCATACTTAAAGCCACCAAGACTACCACCGTGCCGCGTTGTTCTTGGAACAGACGCCTGATTAATCGAGTCAGCCCGTTGCGCAAAGAAAACCTACCTCCAGACAATTTCCCCCCGTTACGACTTGACGTTCACTTTATTCAATCCGCATGGTTGTTTGCGCGCTCAAGGGGAAGGGATTGGTTAAAATCGAAGTTATAAAGGGGGCGTACAGGGGAACAGAGTAGTCTACCCGTACGGTCAGGGCCGCCCCGCGGACGCGGCTGGTGCTATCGGGAGAAATATGAATAATGACCCGGCCTGGGTCAAGCGTCGGAACGGCATTGTTGACCGCATTCGCAATATCGGTATCAGCGGCGCCAACCGCCCCCGCCCTGGCCCCTTCCCGCGAAGCGTGGGTGATCAAGAGGTAAGCACCCAGCACCCGCCCAAATTCTATAATCCCGAAGATCAGCAAGAGGAAAATCGGCAGGACCAGGGCTACCTCAACCAGGGCCTGGCCGCGTTGCTGCCGGATTAATTGGTTCAAGTAGACCAGCATCGCCTTTTCACCACCATGATCAACCCATCCACCAGAATGCCGTCAGCGTGCCCAACACAATCGCCACCCCGTAGGGAAAAGCCGTCGACGCAACATCTCGATCCAGGGTATCCAGATTATCCAGGGTGTCCAGAGTGTTCACTTTCCCGTGACTGACAAGAAGAATATATAAACCGCGGCCCAACCCCTGCAGGCCGGCCAGTCCTATTTTCCGTCTCAGCAAGACCAGAATAGAAAGCAAGCCACCGAACAGCGCCGTGGCAAAGAAACTATACAAGACAAAGAGTGCCCCTTTAATGGCCCCAACAGTGGCCATGAGCTTCACATCGCCAGCACCCAGGCCGCCCATGAGGAAAGGGAGCAGCAAGACGGCCAGACCAACCCCCAACCCTT from Bacillota bacterium carries:
- a CDS encoding pilus assembly protein; translation: MLVYLNQLIRQQRGQALVEVALVLPIFLLLIFGIIEFGRVLGAYLLITHASREGARAGAVGAADTDIANAVNNAVPTLDPGRVIIHISPDSTSRVRGAALTVRVDYSVPLYAPFITSILTNPFPLSAQTTMRIE